One Streptomyces sp. CG4 genomic window, CGTCCTGCGCCGCCTTGGCGGGGGAGAGCAGGTGGCCGACGCCGTCGCCGAACGCGGAGAGCGCGGAGTAGGCGAAGACGCCCGCGCCGAGCTTCGCCGCGCCGTGCGGCCCGCCCTTGTACACGGGGAGGTAGAAGGTGAGCGGGTTCGCCAGGTGGGGGGCCACCTGACGGGAGACCGCACGGCGCTCGAAGTGGTTCTCCGCCACCAGCTTCACCGCGCCGGTCTGCAGGTAGCGCAGACCGCCGTGGAGCAGCTTGGAGGAGGCGGAGGAGGTGGCGCCGGCGAAGTCGCCGGCGTCGACCAGAGCCACCCTCAGGCCGGACTGCGCGGCGTGCCAGGCGGTGGAGATGCCCAGGATGCCGCCGCCGATCACCAGAAGGTCGTACGACGCCTTGGAGAGCTGCTCCCGGGTCTCGGCGCGGCTCGGGTTGGAGCCGGAGGCCGGGTGGGTCCCCAGGGCAGGCACGGACTGCAGGGTGGACTGACTGGTCATGTCGGGTACTTACTCCTCGTCAGAGCTGATCTGTGGGGCAGCTCAGCTCTCGTCCTCGATCCAGCCCATGGTCCGGTCGACGGCCTTGAGCCAGTTCTTGTACTCACGGTCGCGGGTCTCCGCGTCCATGCGGGGGGTCCATTCGGCGGCCCGGCGCCAGTTGGCGCGCAGCTCGTCGGTGCTGGACCAGAAGCCGACGGCGAGGCCGGCGGCGTAGGCGGCGCCGAGGCAGGTGGTCTCCGCGACCATCGGGCGCACCACGGGCGCGTCCAGGACGTCGGAGAGCGTCTGCATCAGCAGGTTGTTGGCGGTCATGCCACCGTCGACCTTGAGGGTCACCAGCTCGTCGCCGGAGTCCTTCACCATGGCGTCGGCGATCTCCCGGGTCTGCCAGGCGGTGGCCTCCAGGACGGCGCGCGCGAGGTGCGCCTTGGTGACGTACCGGGTCAGACCGGCGATCACACCGCGGGCGTCGGAACGCCAGTGCGGGGCGAACAGGCCCGAGAAGGCCGGCACGAAGTAGGCACCGCCGTTGTCCTCGACCGAGAGCGCGAGCGTCTCGATCTCGGCGGCGGTGGAGATGAGGCCCATCTGGTCGCGCATCCACTGCACCAGCGAGCCGGTGACGGCGATCGAGCCCTCCAGGGCGAACACCGTCGGCTGCTCGCCGATCTTGTAGCCGACCGTGGTCAGCAGACCGGCGTAGGAGTTGATGATCTTGTCACCGGTGTTCATCACCATGAAGGTGCCGGTGCCGTAGGTCGACTTGGTCTCGCCCTCGGCGAAGCAGCACTGGCCGAACAGGGCCGCCTGCTGGTCGCCGAGCGCCGAGGCGACCGGGATGCCGCCGAGCAGCTCGCCCAGCTTGCCGCCGGTGACCTCGCCGTAGACCTCGGCGGAGGAGCGGATCTCGGGCAGGATCTGCGTCGGGACGCCGATGGACTCGGCGATCTTCTCGTCCCACTGCATGGTGTGCAGGTTCATGAGAAGGGTGCGGGAGGCGTTGGTGACGTCGGTGACGTGCTTGCCGCCGTTGACACCGCCGGTCAGATTCCAGATGACCCAGGTGTCCATGGTGCCGAAGAGGATGTCGCCGGCCTCGGCGCGCTCCTTCAGGCCCTCGACGTTGTCCAGCAGCCAGCGGGCCTTGGGCCCGGAGAAGTACGAGGCCAGGGGCAGGCCGGTCTCGCGGCGGAAGCGGTCCTGGCCGACGTTGCGGCCCAGCTCCCGGCACAGGGAGTCGGTGCGGGTGTCCTGCCAGACGAGGGCGTTGTAGACGGGCTCACCGGTGTTCTTGTCCCACAGCACGGTGGTCTCGCGCTGGTTGGTGATGCCGATGGCCTTGATGTCGTCACGGGTGATGCCGGCCTTCTGGACGGCTCCGGCGACGACCTCCTGGACGTTGGTCCAGATCTCGTTGGCGTTGTGCTCGACCCAGCCCGGCTTCGGGAAGATCTGCTCGTGCTCCTTCTGGTCGACGGAGACGATCCGGCCGTCCTTGTCGAAGACGATGCAGCGGGAGGAGGTCGTGCCCTGGTCGATCGCGGCGATGAACGGGCCTGCGGTGTGGGCGTCGGTCACTGTGTGCTCCTGAAAGATCCGTGGTATAGGGGCTTTACGTACGGCGCGTGCTTATACGTATTAAGCGAATGCGACGTTGTAGATGCCTGCAGCGATCGCGCCGCCGATCAGTGGACCGACGATCGGGATCCAGGCGTAAGCCCAGTCGGAACCGCCCTTGTTGGGCAGCGGCAGCAGGGCGTGCACGATGCGCGGGCCCAGGTCACGGGCCGGGTTGATCGCGTAGCCCGTCGGGCCGCCGAGCGAGAGACCGATCGAGACCACCACGAACGCGGTGATCAGACCGCCGAGGATGCCGAGTCCGTTGCCCTTGTCGTTCAGGCCCTGGGTGAGGACCGCGAGGATCAGCACGACCGTGCCGATGATCTCCGTGGCGAGGTTCTGCGCCACGTTCCGGATCTCCGGACCGGTGGAGAAGATGCCGAGGACCGGGCCGGCGCCCTGCTCCTGGGCCTCGACCGTCTTGGCCGCGGTGGCCTGCGCGCCCGGACCGCCGACGATCTCCTTGTCGGTGAGGTGGGCGTGGAACTGGCCGTAGTAGGCGACCCACACCAGGGCCGCGCCGATCATCGCGCCGAGCAGCTGGCCGGCGAAGTAGGTCGGAACGTTGCTCCAGTCGCCGCTCTTGATGGCGAGGGCGACGGTGACGGCCGGGTTGAGGTGCGCACCGGAGAGCGGTCCGGAGATGTACACAGCCGTCATGACGGCGAAGCCCCACCCGAAGGCGATGGCGAGCCAACCGGCGTTACGGGCCTTGGAGGCCTTCAGCGTGACGGCCGCGCAGACGCCGCCGCCGAGCAGGATGAGTATGGCGGTACCGATGGTCTCGCCGATGAAGATGTCGGAGCTGGACACCCGCGACTCCTTTGTCCTTCGTCCAGGGAATAGCCGAACCCCGGTCCCGCCGGAGGTTCTGGCGCCCTCGGGGGTGAGAGCGATGCCGGTCCTTGGCGTTGTCACACTCTAGCGCGTATTGCCGGTAGGTGTTCGACAATGCCGACCGATGGACGGGAGTCTGCTTCGGCGTTACGCATGCGTCAAGGGTTCTGTTATTGAAAACAGGATCGTTATTGATCGCCGCCGGCTATCACTCTTCGCGCATTGACGTAGGATTTGGCCGTTTATGTCCATTTCAGGGTAGGGCGAGATCCGGGACGCCGCCCGGCGTCCCGGTCAACCCACAGTGGTGCGCCACCGACCCTCGGTGGCGGCCGGCGCGCTCAGAAACGTCCCGCGCCCAGGTCCCTGGACACCGCACGGGCGCAGTCGCGCACCGCGGCGATCAGTTCGGGACGCAGCTCCCCGTCCCGGCACAGCCGCTCCACGGCGCCGGTGATGCCGACCGCGCCCACGGGCATGCGGCGCCGGTCGTGGATGGGCGCGGCGAGCGACGCCACCCCTTCCCAGGTCTCCTCCACGTCCGCCGCGTAGCCACGCGCGCGTGTGAGGTCGAGAAGGTGCTCGAAGTCCCCGGCGTCGTACACCGTGCGGTCGGTGAAGGGCTTCCGCTCGGACTCCAGCGCCTCGCTGTGCGCCACCGGGTCGTACGCCGACAGCACCTTGCCGAGCGCGGTGGAGTGCAGCGGCTGCATGGCGCCGATCTCCAGCACCTGCCGGCTGTCGTCCGGCCGGAACACGTGGTGCACGATCAGCACGCCCTGCTGGTGCAGCACCCCCAGATACACGCTCTCCCCGCTGGAGCGGGCGAGATCGTCGGTCCACACCAGGGCCCTGGCCCGCAGCTCGTGCACGTCCAGATACGTGGTGCCGAGGCGCAGCAGCTCCGCGCCCAGCTGATAGCGCCCGGAGGCGTCGTCCTGCTCCACGAACCCCTCCAGCTGGAGGGTGCGCAGGATGCCGTGGGCGGTGCCCTTGGCGAGACCCAGTGACGAGGCGATGTCCGACAGGCCGAGCCGTCGCTCGCCGCCCGCGAGCAGCCGCAGCATCGCGGCCGCCCGTTCGAGCGACTGGATGTTCCGTGCCATCGCCGTCCTGCCTCCGTCCCCTTCGACTGCCGTCGAACACCGGGCGCGCCGCCCAGCGGTGCCGACCGCTGTCGTATCCGTCGACAGCTGTCTTACACCGTCGTGTGTCGTGTTACCCGCCGTTCGGCAATGTCGAACACTACCGGTCCATGCCGACCTCCCGCTAACGGCCGTACGGCACCTGTTACATCACACGTGACCTGGCCGTGACGGCAGGGCCACCCGCGTCCGCCTCGTGGACGCCGCTGCCCATCCCGGCCGAGTCCCGGTTACCCTGGCGCCGTGCGGCATCCCGGCCCGTCCGGGGAAGCCGCATAGCCGACAGCCGTCGCACAGAGGGAGCCCCTTCATGGCCTCGTTGCCACCGTCCCCTTCCGCCGACAGCCGGACCCGTGCGTCCGCGCTCCGTGAGGCGCTCGCCACCCGTGTGGTGGTCGCCGACGGAGCCATGGGCACCATGCTCCAGGCCCAGGAACCCACCCTTGAGGACTTCCAGCAGCTGGAGGGCTGCAACGAGATCCTCAACCTCACCCGCCCCGACATCGTCCGCTCCGTCCACGATGCGTACTTCGCCGTGGGCGTCGACTGCGTCGAGACCAACACCTTCGGGGCCAACCACTCCGCCCTCGGCGAGTACGACATCCCCGAGCGCGTCCACGAGCTGTCCGAGGCCGGCGCCCGCGTGGCCCGCGAGGCCGCCGACGCGTTCACCGCCCGGGACGGCCGCCCCCGCTGGGTCCTCGGCTCCATGGGCCCCGGCACCAAGCTGCCCACCCTCGGCCACGCCCCCTACACCACCCTGCGCGACGCCTACCAGCGCAACGCCGAGGGCCTGGTCGCCGGAGGCGCCGACGCGCTCCTCGTGGAGACCACCCAGGACCTGCTGCAGACCAAGGCGGCCGTCCTCGGCGCCCGCCGCGGCCTCGACGCCCTCGGCCTGGACCTGCCGGTCATCGTGTCGGTGACCGTCGAGACCACCGGCACCATGCTGCTCGGCTCCGAGATCGGCGCCGCGCTCACCGCGCTGGAACCGCTCGGCATCGACATGATCGGCCTGAACTGCGCCACCGGCCCGGCCGAGATGAGCGAGCACCTGCGCTACCTCGCCCGCAACGCCCGCATCCCGCTGTCCTGCATGCCCAACGCGGGCCTGCCCGTCCTCGGCAAGGACGGCGCCCACTACCCGCTGACCGCGCCCGAGCTGGCCGACGCCCAGGAGACCTTCGTCCGCGAGTACGGCCTCTGCCTCGTCGGCGGCTGCTGCGGTACGACGCCCGAGCATCTGCGCCAGGTCGTCGAGCGCGTCCGGAGCCTCACCCCGCCCGAGCGCGACCCGCGCCCCGAGCCCGGCGCCGCCTCCCTCTACCAGACGGTGCCGTTCCGGCAGGACACCTCCTACCTGGCCATCGGCGAGCGCACCAACGCCAACGGCTCCAAGAAGTTCCGCGAAGCCATGCTCGATGCCCGCTGGGACGACTGCGTGGAGATGGCCCGCGAGCAGATCCGCGAGGGCGCGCACATGCTCGACCTGTGCGTGGACTACGTCGGCCGCGACGGCGTCGCCGACATGGAGGAGCTGGCCGGCCGCTTCGCCACCGCCTCCACCCTGCCGATCGTGCTGGACTCCACCGAGGTCGACGTCATCCAGGCAGG contains:
- a CDS encoding IclR family transcriptional regulator, with amino-acid sequence MARNIQSLERAAAMLRLLAGGERRLGLSDIASSLGLAKGTAHGILRTLQLEGFVEQDDASGRYQLGAELLRLGTTYLDVHELRARALVWTDDLARSSGESVYLGVLHQQGVLIVHHVFRPDDSRQVLEIGAMQPLHSTALGKVLSAYDPVAHSEALESERKPFTDRTVYDAGDFEHLLDLTRARGYAADVEETWEGVASLAAPIHDRRRMPVGAVGITGAVERLCRDGELRPELIAAVRDCARAVSRDLGAGRF
- the glpK gene encoding glycerol kinase GlpK, coding for MTDAHTAGPFIAAIDQGTTSSRCIVFDKDGRIVSVDQKEHEQIFPKPGWVEHNANEIWTNVQEVVAGAVQKAGITRDDIKAIGITNQRETTVLWDKNTGEPVYNALVWQDTRTDSLCRELGRNVGQDRFRRETGLPLASYFSGPKARWLLDNVEGLKERAEAGDILFGTMDTWVIWNLTGGVNGGKHVTDVTNASRTLLMNLHTMQWDEKIAESIGVPTQILPEIRSSAEVYGEVTGGKLGELLGGIPVASALGDQQAALFGQCCFAEGETKSTYGTGTFMVMNTGDKIINSYAGLLTTVGYKIGEQPTVFALEGSIAVTGSLVQWMRDQMGLISTAAEIETLALSVEDNGGAYFVPAFSGLFAPHWRSDARGVIAGLTRYVTKAHLARAVLEATAWQTREIADAMVKDSGDELVTLKVDGGMTANNLLMQTLSDVLDAPVVRPMVAETTCLGAAYAAGLAVGFWSSTDELRANWRRAAEWTPRMDAETRDREYKNWLKAVDRTMGWIEDES
- a CDS encoding MIP/aquaporin family protein encodes the protein MSSSDIFIGETIGTAILILLGGGVCAAVTLKASKARNAGWLAIAFGWGFAVMTAVYISGPLSGAHLNPAVTVALAIKSGDWSNVPTYFAGQLLGAMIGAALVWVAYYGQFHAHLTDKEIVGGPGAQATAAKTVEAQEQGAGPVLGIFSTGPEIRNVAQNLATEIIGTVVLILAVLTQGLNDKGNGLGILGGLITAFVVVSIGLSLGGPTGYAINPARDLGPRIVHALLPLPNKGGSDWAYAWIPIVGPLIGGAIAAGIYNVAFA